In uncultured Methanobacterium sp., a genomic segment contains:
- the glmM gene encoding phosphoglucosamine mutase has protein sequence MNQEIPKLFGTSGIRGKIAEEITPELALNVGKAISTYIGKGNKVVVGYDTRTSNLMLERAVSAGILQGGCHVLSLGMVPTPVVGYATMNLNADAGVMITASHNPSPYNGIKLWNPDGMAYLQEQERTIEKIIHENNFYKASWENIGTITDISSVINDYIEDLLALMDIKPGLKVVVDCANGAAAYLSPVILRKAGCNVVSLNAQPDGFFPGRKPEPSEANLQELMKVVKVTGADLGIAHDGDADRMIAVDDKGRMADFDKLLALVSAEIGGCVVTTVDASACIDRALEEVGGTVERTKVGDVHVAEMIHMIGANFGGEPSGTWLHPQFCMCPDGILSALRVIELVQNKGPLSQLLDDIPSYPTIRDKIDCQEDQKDPIMRKAETDLSLIYEDVADINLKDGVRISFDDGSWVLVRPSGTESFVRITLEGKTEDKARMIHEKAAEFIHGFL, from the coding sequence ATGAATCAGGAGATTCCCAAACTCTTTGGTACCTCTGGAATACGGGGAAAAATAGCAGAAGAAATAACCCCTGAACTGGCCCTGAACGTTGGAAAAGCCATTTCTACATATATAGGTAAAGGAAATAAAGTAGTGGTGGGATATGATACTCGAACTTCTAACCTGATGCTGGAAAGAGCAGTTAGTGCAGGTATTTTGCAGGGCGGATGCCATGTCTTAAGTTTGGGAATGGTACCCACACCAGTGGTGGGTTATGCTACTATGAACCTGAATGCAGATGCGGGAGTGATGATAACTGCATCCCACAATCCTTCACCGTATAATGGGATTAAACTGTGGAATCCTGATGGAATGGCATACCTGCAGGAACAGGAACGGACCATTGAGAAAATAATCCACGAAAATAATTTTTATAAAGCATCTTGGGAAAATATCGGGACAATCACAGATATAAGTTCAGTTATAAATGATTACATTGAAGATCTTCTTGCTTTAATGGATATTAAACCCGGTTTGAAGGTAGTTGTTGACTGTGCCAATGGTGCAGCAGCTTACCTGTCGCCAGTCATTCTCAGAAAGGCGGGTTGCAATGTTGTTAGTTTAAATGCTCAGCCAGACGGTTTTTTCCCCGGGAGAAAACCAGAACCCTCAGAGGCCAATCTCCAAGAACTGATGAAAGTGGTGAAGGTCACTGGAGCAGACTTAGGAATAGCCCATGATGGTGATGCAGACCGGATGATAGCAGTGGATGATAAGGGACGAATGGCAGATTTTGATAAACTATTAGCCCTGGTATCAGCAGAAATTGGTGGCTGTGTAGTTACCACTGTGGATGCATCAGCCTGTATTGACCGTGCCCTGGAAGAAGTGGGAGGCACCGTGGAACGAACCAAAGTGGGTGACGTGCATGTAGCCGAGATGATCCACATGATCGGTGCAAACTTCGGTGGTGAACCTTCCGGCACATGGCTACATCCACAGTTCTGCATGTGCCCCGATGGGATATTATCCGCTCTACGGGTAATTGAATTAGTTCAAAATAAAGGACCATTATCCCAGCTTTTAGACGATATTCCCAGTTATCCAACCATAAGAGATAAAATTGACTGCCAGGAAGATCAAAAGGACCCCATTATGCGCAAAGCAGAGACTGATCTTTCCCTGATCTATGAAGACGTTGCAGATATTAACCTTAAGGATGGAGTTAGAATCTCATTTGATGATGGTAGCTGGGTTCTGGTAAGGCCTTCTGGTACGGAATCATTTGTCAGGATAACTTTAGAGGGAAAAACTGAGGATAAAGCCAGGATGATACATGAAAAAGCAGCAGAATTCATCCATGGTTTCCTGTAA
- a CDS encoding NifB/NifX family molybdenum-iron cluster-binding protein, protein MKIAIASSDQVNTDHFGRARGFAIYQWNGDEAEFIEYIETNINPEEKHQWHEGLRILGDCEVIIAVQAGMKAKYGIKKANLKLVEDEGTVQEVLDRFIKHEKFMSNL, encoded by the coding sequence ATGAAGATTGCAATTGCAAGTTCAGACCAGGTAAATACTGACCACTTCGGAAGGGCCAGGGGATTTGCCATATATCAATGGAATGGTGATGAAGCAGAATTCATAGAGTACATTGAAACCAACATCAATCCTGAAGAAAAACACCAATGGCATGAAGGTCTGAGAATTTTAGGGGACTGTGAAGTCATAATTGCAGTTCAAGCAGGCATGAAAGCTAAATATGGGATTAAAAAGGCTAATTTAAAATTAGTTGAGGATGAAGGGACTGTTCAAGAAGTTTTAGACCGTTTCATCAAACATGAAAAGTTCATGAGTAACTTATGA
- a CDS encoding TIGR00297 family protein, with protein sequence MIIWEYVILLVIMGLITYKRKALDLLGSIFMIVMGVIIIFAAGVNWLLLIFLFLILGVGFTRYKHDYKKEIGVYEGTRTIKNVVSNGIVAFVMAAFGNYAGFIGSIATATADTMASEVGVATTPRLITNFKKVPPGTDGGISVLGTFAGIIGAGLIGLAAYILGIYPDLVRTMAIALVAGTFGCFVDSILGAVLEIKGYLSNEHVNLLATLAGALLGNIMVWLIW encoded by the coding sequence ATGATTATCTGGGAATATGTGATCCTCCTGGTGATCATGGGGCTGATTACCTACAAGAGAAAAGCCCTGGATCTCCTTGGATCCATTTTCATGATCGTAATGGGTGTGATCATCATCTTCGCTGCCGGTGTAAACTGGCTTTTATTAATATTTTTATTTCTCATTCTGGGAGTTGGATTCACCCGATATAAACACGATTATAAAAAAGAGATCGGAGTTTATGAGGGAACTCGAACCATTAAAAACGTAGTCTCCAATGGAATTGTAGCCTTTGTAATGGCTGCCTTTGGTAACTACGCAGGATTCATTGGTTCCATCGCCACCGCCACTGCTGACACCATGGCCAGTGAGGTAGGAGTGGCTACCACCCCCCGTCTTATAACTAACTTTAAAAAAGTTCCTCCAGGTACTGATGGTGGAATTTCTGTTCTGGGAACATTTGCTGGAATTATTGGGGCAGGATTAATTGGTTTAGCTGCCTACATTTTAGGAATTTACCCGGATCTGGTGAGAACCATGGCAATAGCTCTGGTGGCAGGGACTTTTGGATGTTTCGTTGACAGCATACTGGGAGCAGTGCTGGAAATAAAGGGTTACTTATCCAATGAACATGTTAATCTCTTAGCTACCCTAGCCGGAGCTTTACTGGGCAATATCATGGTATGGCTGATATGGTGA
- a CDS encoding response regulator — translation MTNTSIMLVEDEIIVAADVKNRLENMGYDVLGIFDTGEEAIQKAGELKPDMVLMDIVLKGEMDGIDAAQEIHELFDIPLIYLTAYSDEKTLERAKVTEPFGYVLKPFEDREIQSAIEMALYKHQMEKKLKESEEKYRKLIEKVLRLSNEILNELSKSD, via the coding sequence ATGACTAATACAAGTATTATGCTGGTGGAAGATGAGATAATCGTTGCCGCGGATGTTAAAAATCGACTGGAGAATATGGGGTATGATGTTCTGGGAATTTTTGATACAGGTGAGGAAGCCATTCAAAAAGCAGGAGAACTGAAACCAGACATGGTTCTGATGGATATTGTGCTCAAAGGAGAGATGGATGGAATAGATGCAGCTCAGGAAATACATGAACTTTTTGATATCCCCCTCATTTATTTAACTGCTTATTCTGATGAAAAAACTTTGGAAAGGGCCAAGGTAACTGAACCGTTTGGTTATGTCTTGAAACCATTTGAGGACCGTGAAATTCAGAGTGCCATAGAAATGGCTTTGTACAAACACCAAATGGAGAAGAAGTTAAAAGAAAGTGAAGAAAAATATCGTAAATTAATAGAAAAAGTTTTACGTCTTTCTAATGAGATATTGAATGAGTTAAGTAAGTCCGACTAA
- a CDS encoding flavodoxin family protein, translating to MSKVLILCASPRKESNTMHILEECAKTIGENGLETEIISLRQKKIRSCIACGKCSQLHQCALKDGLNEIIEKLKEADGFIIGSPVYFGTARGELMSALQRIGMVSMSSGNFLSWKVGGPIAVARRGGHTATIQEMLMFFFINDMIVPGSTYWNMVFAHQPGEAEGDTEGMKTAIKFADNVAKLILKIK from the coding sequence ATGAGTAAAGTACTAATATTATGTGCCAGCCCCCGGAAAGAAAGCAACACCATGCATATCCTGGAAGAATGTGCTAAAACTATAGGAGAAAATGGTTTGGAAACCGAAATAATATCTCTACGCCAGAAAAAAATTCGTTCATGTATTGCCTGTGGAAAATGCTCCCAATTACACCAGTGCGCTCTCAAGGATGGTCTCAATGAAATAATAGAAAAATTAAAGGAAGCAGATGGTTTCATCATTGGCTCCCCAGTGTACTTTGGAACTGCACGAGGAGAGTTGATGTCTGCACTGCAGAGGATTGGGATGGTTAGTATGTCTTCTGGTAATTTCCTATCCTGGAAAGTGGGAGGCCCCATAGCTGTGGCCCGTAGAGGAGGGCACACTGCCACAATACAGGAGATGTTGATGTTCTTCTTCATTAATGACATGATAGTTCCAGGAAGTACATACTGGAACATGGTCTTCGCACATCAACCCGGAGAAGCAGAAGGAGACACAGAAGGAATGAAAACCGCCATCAAGTTTGCAGATAATGTTGCCAAATTGATATTAAAGATAAAATAA
- a CDS encoding alpha/beta hydrolase: MNKNVDDLLKLIKRQLDTGKGDLVKVRRDLDEFYLSFSSRGPMKITSEPDAPVPSYWIVTPQSSYQKVILFFHGGGFNRGSTYGHQDLCQRLSRNTGFSVFSVDYSLAPENPFPAAIEDCIQSYLWLRDEGFKSSDLVIAGISAGGNLTLSTLLALKKIGEKMPLCGICMSPVVDFTFPVTYTHLKDVNDWINYEQLDKIRNSYLNGQNPTNPLVSPIYGDLNGLPPLMMQVGSRELLLCDINRFRDLAVEKEVKVNLEVWQNMFHSWQLFYSHLPESEGPLRSIGEFLKDLKVE, from the coding sequence ATGAATAAAAATGTTGATGACTTGCTTAAACTTATAAAACGGCAGTTAGACACGGGAAAAGGTGATCTAGTGAAAGTTCGCCGGGATCTTGATGAATTTTATCTTTCTTTTAGTTCCAGAGGTCCAATGAAAATAACTTCAGAACCCGACGCACCAGTACCCTCTTACTGGATAGTAACTCCCCAAAGCAGTTACCAGAAGGTAATTTTATTCTTTCATGGGGGTGGTTTCAACCGGGGATCCACCTATGGACACCAGGATCTCTGTCAGAGGTTATCCAGAAACACTGGTTTCTCAGTGTTCAGTGTTGACTACAGTTTAGCTCCTGAAAATCCATTCCCTGCCGCAATTGAAGATTGCATCCAATCATATCTCTGGTTGCGTGATGAAGGTTTTAAATCCAGTGATTTGGTGATTGCAGGGATATCTGCTGGGGGAAATCTAACTTTATCCACCCTGCTTGCCCTGAAAAAGATAGGGGAAAAAATGCCCCTGTGTGGAATTTGCATGTCACCAGTTGTTGATTTTACATTTCCAGTAACATATACTCATTTAAAGGATGTTAACGATTGGATAAACTACGAGCAACTTGATAAAATTCGGAACTCCTACTTAAATGGACAAAACCCAACTAATCCCCTGGTTTCACCAATATATGGTGATTTAAATGGACTTCCACCACTGATGATGCAAGTAGGTAGTCGTGAACTTCTTCTTTGTGATATCAATCGTTTCCGAGATTTAGCAGTTGAAAAAGAGGTTAAAGTGAATCTAGAAGTCTGGCAGAACATGTTTCACTCCTGGCAATTGTTTTATTCTCATTTACCTGAAAGTGAAGGGCCTTTAAGGAGTATTGGTGAGTTTTTAAAGGATTTAAAAGTTGAATAA
- a CDS encoding 2,3-bisphosphoglycerate-independent phosphoglycerate mutase — MKGIIMIIDGMADRPLGELGGKTPLEAAQTPNMDRMAKLGVNGIMDSIKPGIRPGSDTAHLSILGYDPYEVYTGRGPFEAAGVGVEVRPGDIAFRCNFSTADTNGVITDRRAGRIREGTAQLAETLNTIVLEEDVEVIFKESTGHRAVLVLRGESLSDQISDADPKHDGKKVKNVVGLDDSPEAERTAIILNKVIRKSYELLKDHPVNLKRTKKGEPPANIVLPRGAGAVPNAEPFNEKYDVKSACIAETGLIQGIAQIVGMDIIEVEGATGGVDTNLENITSSILQNASLDYDFLLINIDGADEAGHDGNLEEKVEFIEKVDAVIGEVMQLEDVYFILTADHSTPISVMDHTGDPVPLVIKGPDVRVDPVNQFHERAAANGGLCRIRGSDIMNILMDLMNRSTKFGA, encoded by the coding sequence ATGAAGGGAATTATAATGATAATAGATGGGATGGCAGACCGTCCCCTGGGAGAATTAGGAGGTAAAACCCCCTTAGAAGCAGCTCAAACCCCAAACATGGACCGCATGGCAAAGTTAGGGGTTAATGGAATTATGGACTCCATAAAACCTGGAATAAGACCCGGGAGTGACACAGCCCACCTATCCATACTGGGTTATGATCCCTACGAGGTTTACACCGGACGAGGACCCTTCGAAGCTGCAGGAGTAGGAGTGGAAGTGAGGCCTGGTGACATAGCTTTCCGCTGTAACTTCTCCACCGCAGATACCAATGGAGTTATCACTGACCGAAGAGCAGGAAGGATCAGAGAAGGCACAGCCCAGCTGGCAGAGACCCTTAACACCATTGTGTTGGAAGAAGATGTTGAAGTCATATTCAAAGAATCCACCGGTCACCGGGCAGTTTTAGTTTTAAGAGGAGAAAGTTTATCAGATCAGATCTCTGATGCAGACCCCAAACACGATGGCAAAAAGGTTAAAAATGTTGTAGGGTTGGATGACTCTCCCGAGGCTGAAAGAACCGCCATTATTCTTAACAAGGTAATCCGGAAATCTTATGAATTGTTGAAAGATCATCCAGTTAATCTTAAACGCACCAAAAAAGGAGAACCCCCAGCAAACATCGTTTTACCCAGAGGTGCAGGCGCTGTGCCAAACGCCGAACCATTTAATGAGAAATATGATGTTAAATCTGCATGTATAGCTGAAACTGGACTTATTCAAGGTATTGCACAGATAGTGGGTATGGATATCATAGAAGTGGAAGGGGCAACTGGTGGTGTGGATACCAATCTGGAAAATATCACCAGCAGCATCTTACAAAATGCTTCACTGGACTACGATTTTCTACTCATTAACATAGATGGTGCGGATGAAGCAGGTCATGATGGTAACTTAGAGGAGAAGGTTGAATTTATTGAAAAAGTTGATGCAGTTATTGGGGAGGTAATGCAACTGGAAGATGTTTACTTCATCCTTACTGCCGATCATTCCACTCCAATCTCAGTGATGGATCACACCGGAGACCCAGTTCCCCTGGTGATTAAAGGTCCTGATGTGAGGGTGGACCCTGTAAACCAATTCCATGAGCGTGCGGCTGCTAATGGTGGTCTTTGTAGGATAAGGGGTAGCGATATCATGAACATTCTTATGGATCTTATGAACCGATCCACCAAATTCGGAGCTTAG
- a CDS encoding class I SAM-dependent methyltransferase, producing MAEQELYRKFAQYYDLIYKWMDYEGEAEFVEEMVELHKLSPGNNLLDVACGTGNHAQYLTHSFQVVGLDINQEMMKIAHEKVPEMELVTGNMQDMDFEMDFDVIICLFSAINYNTSLNDLSETLKRFYDHLKLGGVLIFDLGFCIENWDEGRVFVDAVVEGDIQLARISQSHLRDGVFNANFVFLVKEDGIMDFEVDQHDIGVFSTPDVCTILDALGFEFNIYGDYENISWDENSGKRPVFVCVKS from the coding sequence ATGGCTGAACAAGAACTTTATCGCAAATTTGCCCAATATTACGATCTCATCTACAAATGGATGGATTATGAGGGCGAAGCAGAATTTGTTGAAGAGATGGTGGAACTTCACAAACTGTCTCCTGGAAATAATCTCCTGGATGTGGCCTGTGGTACTGGTAACCATGCCCAGTACCTTACACATTCATTCCAAGTGGTGGGTTTAGATATTAACCAGGAAATGATGAAAATAGCTCATGAAAAAGTCCCAGAAATGGAACTTGTCACTGGGAACATGCAAGATATGGACTTTGAAATGGATTTTGATGTTATTATCTGCCTTTTTTCAGCTATAAACTACAATACCAGTTTAAATGATCTAAGTGAAACTCTTAAACGATTTTATGATCATTTAAAATTGGGTGGTGTTTTAATATTTGATTTAGGGTTTTGTATTGAAAATTGGGATGAAGGCAGAGTTTTTGTGGATGCTGTAGTTGAAGGAGATATTCAACTGGCTAGAATATCACAGAGCCACTTGCGTGATGGAGTTTTCAATGCCAATTTCGTCTTTCTGGTGAAAGAAGATGGTATAATGGATTTTGAGGTGGACCAACATGACATAGGTGTGTTTTCAACACCAGATGTCTGTACCATCCTTGATGCTCTTGGGTTCGAGTTTAATATCTACGGGGATTATGAAAACATATCCTGGGATGAAAATTCTGGAAAAAGACCGGTTTTTGTCTGTGTTAAATCATGA
- a CDS encoding 30S ribosomal protein S3ae, with amino-acid sequence MAKARRRRVRDTWKDKQWYTITTPKEFGDAEIGTTPAREPEMLLKRRVESTMRELTGDFSKQYVKLKFQISEVAGDTATTKFIGHQVTSDYVRSMIRRGTSRIDAIVKAESKDGQKMKIHVLAITIKRAKSSQQRYIRETVEKLVVDAASQKNFVELVEDIIGGKLASYVYHETKKIYPLKRVEVIKTKVIDEKKS; translated from the coding sequence ATGGCTAAAGCAAGACGCAGAAGAGTACGAGATACATGGAAAGATAAACAATGGTACACTATTACTACTCCTAAAGAATTCGGAGATGCTGAGATAGGCACCACCCCTGCAAGGGAACCAGAAATGCTCCTCAAAAGAAGGGTTGAATCTACCATGAGGGAGCTCACCGGTGATTTCAGTAAACAATACGTGAAATTAAAATTCCAGATCAGTGAAGTTGCCGGAGACACCGCCACCACTAAATTCATCGGTCATCAGGTTACCAGTGATTACGTAAGAAGTATGATCAGGAGAGGAACCAGCCGTATCGATGCTATAGTTAAGGCTGAAAGTAAAGATGGGCAGAAAATGAAGATCCACGTCCTGGCAATCACCATCAAACGCGCCAAATCATCCCAACAGCGTTACATCCGGGAAACCGTGGAAAAACTGGTAGTGGATGCAGCATCACAGAAAAACTTCGTGGAACTGGTGGAAGACATAATAGGTGGAAAACTGGCCTCCTACGTTTACCATGAAACCAAGAAGATCTACCCACTCAAAAGGGTGGAAGTAATTAAAACCAAAGTAATTGATGAAAAAAAATCCTAA